A stretch of the Synechocystis sp. PCC 7338 genome encodes the following:
- the drmA gene encoding DISARM system helicase DrmA, with protein MRDRRLGNAKFHGTAQLNWSLVEEVKDTHLALLIQGLDAEAITELGGDSLSEKLANRLLAILGMPPEKPPSSSKSVKSSSQGKLFQEKLVPAQPNNKSGQSELLDTEFIPAQNTDPEKENSVLASKVLSPNQIRDRLVTMIYKDLLGPTGGEFEEVDEPSLTERYLVGAIAPRKRSQKSTEIKEDDPAQQDSLAATGKKSNDDGDSEDIAPPSSLFPYSLGLSFCVDGQASEIQIHAQWGRYEREESKSITTEAGNPKTVWVRTPMEARKVFSLQERTEKSDWVPCPQDAPEVVVTLKSRRLKDDWIVTVFLENRQLEPEKNRDGAWLFQPELKITSPDKTSIFVRKPLPASTKLDDSVRFEQQSLQLLYRNIQEFAVGHNTSIHTDVDPQDKTRAHCLKTSVIPRYEVPQTTPPDEIEIPGLKGLILDMKVLAKVEPEALPPILYPLVTAYEQWLGEQQQLTTQLPSDPPSYRSAAANNLGNCQQALERIRAGIELLETNAQAVEAFQFMNGAMAKQRVRGMYAEQIRQGKKVTLDSLDQEKNHSWRTFQLAFILINLPSLTDLHHPDRHGDRQGLCDLLWFPTGGGKTEAYLGLTAYTLAIRRLQGTVAGHDGEHGIAVLMRYTLRLLTLQQFQRATTLICACEDLRRENPKKWGQEPFRIGLWVGNNSTPNWTKQSEEVIKQEKGQGYSGNTGTPHQLTNCPWCGTEINAGRDIEVKSFEKDQGRTLVYCGDKLGKCLFSRKKSPHEGLPIITVDEEIYRRLPALVIATVDKFAQMPWNGKIQMLFGKVNGYCDRHGFRCPDLEDSDSHPKTSKLPAAKTRPHPSLRPPDLIIQDELHLISGPLGSLVGLYETAIDALCTWEVEGKNVRPKIVASTATIRQAPIQVHHLFARKLAIFPPQAIAIEDNFFSRQRPPGEDYPGRLYLGICAPSRRLKAALIRVYLVALSAAQQLMDEGYNADAWMTLVGYFNSLRELGGTRRLVDDDITTCLSKMDERGLAKRYLNRIEELTSRKSSTDIPKILDALEQPFEVKSLTVTKDQKSQGQSRQKSRPLDVILATNMISVGVDVRRLGLMVACGQPKNTAEYPSFINLGRRRIECIP; from the coding sequence GTGCGAGACCGCCGTCTAGGAAATGCCAAATTCCATGGAACAGCCCAACTGAATTGGAGTTTAGTCGAAGAAGTGAAGGATACCCATCTAGCTCTTTTGATACAGGGGTTAGATGCTGAAGCAATCACTGAACTAGGGGGAGATAGTCTTTCGGAAAAGCTTGCCAATCGGCTTTTGGCTATCCTTGGTATGCCGCCGGAAAAACCACCATCATCATCAAAGTCGGTTAAGTCATCATCCCAAGGGAAACTTTTTCAAGAAAAATTGGTTCCTGCTCAACCCAATAACAAAAGTGGGCAATCAGAACTACTTGATACTGAATTTATTCCTGCCCAGAATACAGACCCAGAGAAAGAAAACTCTGTCCTTGCTTCCAAAGTCCTCAGTCCAAATCAGATCCGAGATCGCCTCGTCACCATGATTTACAAAGATCTGTTGGGGCCTACCGGCGGTGAATTTGAAGAAGTGGACGAACCGAGCCTCACCGAAAGATACCTAGTCGGGGCGATCGCCCCCCGTAAACGGAGTCAGAAAAGCACCGAAATCAAAGAAGATGACCCCGCCCAACAGGATAGCCTCGCCGCCACCGGCAAAAAGAGCAACGACGATGGGGACAGTGAGGACATAGCCCCTCCCAGTAGTCTTTTCCCTTATTCCTTGGGGCTAAGTTTTTGTGTTGATGGGCAAGCATCAGAAATTCAGATCCATGCCCAGTGGGGACGCTATGAGAGGGAAGAAAGTAAAAGTATCACCACCGAAGCAGGCAATCCTAAAACCGTTTGGGTGCGTACCCCCATGGAGGCAAGAAAGGTCTTTTCATTGCAAGAAAGGACAGAAAAATCAGATTGGGTTCCCTGCCCTCAAGACGCACCGGAAGTTGTTGTTACCCTCAAAAGCCGTCGCTTAAAAGATGATTGGATTGTCACTGTCTTTCTAGAGAATCGCCAACTGGAACCGGAAAAAAATCGGGATGGAGCCTGGTTATTTCAACCGGAACTTAAAATTACTAGCCCCGACAAAACCTCAATCTTTGTCCGTAAACCCCTCCCCGCCAGTACCAAACTCGACGATAGCGTCCGTTTCGAGCAACAGTCACTCCAACTGCTCTACCGCAATATCCAAGAATTTGCCGTTGGTCACAATACGAGTATTCATACTGATGTTGACCCCCAGGATAAAACCCGTGCCCATTGCCTCAAAACCAGCGTTATACCCCGTTATGAAGTCCCCCAAACCACACCCCCCGATGAGATCGAAATTCCGGGCTTGAAGGGTTTAATCCTCGATATGAAAGTGCTAGCCAAAGTGGAGCCAGAAGCCCTGCCCCCCATCCTTTATCCCCTCGTCACCGCCTACGAGCAATGGTTGGGGGAACAACAACAATTAACCACTCAACTTCCCTCAGATCCTCCCAGCTATCGATCCGCCGCCGCCAATAATTTGGGCAATTGCCAACAGGCCCTAGAACGCATCCGAGCTGGCATAGAACTCCTCGAAACCAATGCCCAGGCAGTGGAAGCATTTCAATTTATGAATGGGGCTATGGCCAAACAAAGGGTACGGGGAATGTATGCCGAACAAATACGCCAGGGAAAAAAAGTCACCCTAGATTCCTTAGATCAAGAAAAAAACCATAGTTGGCGCACCTTCCAATTGGCATTTATTTTGATCAACCTGCCCAGTCTCACGGATCTGCACCATCCCGACCGCCACGGCGATCGCCAGGGCTTATGTGATTTACTTTGGTTTCCCACCGGGGGTGGCAAGACGGAAGCCTATTTAGGATTAACTGCCTATACCTTGGCTATTAGAAGACTCCAAGGAACCGTAGCGGGCCATGATGGAGAACATGGGATAGCAGTGTTGATGCGTTATACCCTGCGGTTGTTGACCCTACAACAATTCCAACGAGCTACCACTTTAATTTGTGCCTGTGAAGACCTGCGGCGAGAAAATCCTAAAAAATGGGGCCAGGAACCCTTTCGCATCGGGCTATGGGTGGGCAACAACAGCACCCCCAACTGGACAAAGCAAAGTGAAGAAGTCATCAAACAGGAAAAGGGCCAGGGTTACAGCGGCAATACCGGCACTCCCCATCAACTCACCAATTGCCCTTGGTGCGGCACAGAAATTAATGCCGGTCGAGACATTGAAGTGAAATCCTTTGAAAAGGATCAAGGCAGAACCTTGGTTTACTGTGGTGACAAGTTGGGTAAATGTCTCTTCAGTCGTAAAAAGTCCCCCCATGAAGGGTTGCCCATTATTACGGTGGATGAGGAAATCTATCGCCGCCTACCGGCCCTAGTCATTGCCACAGTGGATAAATTTGCCCAGATGCCCTGGAATGGCAAAATCCAAATGCTATTCGGCAAAGTCAATGGTTACTGCGATCGCCATGGATTCCGCTGTCCTGATCTGGAAGACAGTGACAGCCATCCCAAAACCAGCAAATTACCCGCCGCTAAAACTCGACCCCATCCTTCCCTACGACCACCGGATCTAATCATTCAAGACGAGTTACATTTGATCAGTGGCCCCCTGGGTAGTTTAGTGGGCCTCTATGAAACGGCGATCGATGCCCTCTGTACTTGGGAAGTGGAGGGTAAAAACGTGCGACCCAAAATCGTTGCTTCCACCGCCACTATTCGCCAAGCTCCTATTCAAGTTCATCATCTTTTTGCCCGTAAACTAGCGATTTTCCCTCCCCAGGCGATCGCCATTGAAGACAACTTCTTTTCCCGTCAACGTCCCCCCGGTGAGGATTATCCGGGTCGATTATATTTGGGCATTTGTGCCCCCAGTCGCCGTCTAAAAGCCGCTTTGATTCGGGTCTATCTGGTGGCCCTATCTGCCGCCCAACAGCTAATGGACGAAGGGTACAATGCCGATGCTTGGATGACCCTAGTGGGCTATTTCAATTCCCTACGGGAGTTAGGAGGCACCCGTCGTTTAGTGGATGATGACATCACCACCTGTTTGAGCAAAATGGATGAACGGGGACTGGCAAAACGCTACCTTAACCGCATTGAGGAATTAACTTCCCGTAAAAGCTCCACCGACATCCCGAAAATCCTAGATGCCCTGGAACAGCCTTTTGAGGTGAAATCCTTGACAGTTACAAAGGATCAAAAATCCCAGGGGCAATCTCGCCAAAAAAGTCGTCCCCTCGATGTAATTCTGGCCACCAACATGATTTCCGTTGGGGTAGATGTGCGGCGGTTAGGTTTAATGGTGGCCTGTGGCCAACCAAAAAATACAGCGGAATATCCCTCTTTCATCAATCTAGGCAGAAGAAGAATAGAATGTATTCCATGA
- a CDS encoding type IIL restriction-modification enzyme MmeI, whose translation MSTARHHAEWLALTEIVGPFLSLEVLLEVFPQGLEAHDAEHYRLLKQAYQEWTESQRDPAIHRVWIDWVLQNTLEYPAECLRSGQEIPPSCKLTLAEHQLTLSPDRLLVDPDTEQPLLLIQQVAPQQKLEGTMKKAGWSASPATQMIELLRGTNQRLGLLTNGEQWMLIHAPRGASATQVSWYGNLWVEEKITVRSFRSLLGIGRFFGNPEQTLPLLFDRSKDSQQEVTDQLGFQVRKAVEILKSSIASMEICRGGYWRGGQPRSCMRRPVL comes from the coding sequence ATGAGTACCGCCCGCCACCATGCCGAATGGCTTGCCCTAACTGAAATTGTTGGCCCATTTTTGAGCCTGGAAGTGTTGTTGGAGGTCTTTCCCCAGGGACTAGAGGCCCACGACGCGGAACATTATCGGTTACTGAAACAAGCTTACCAAGAATGGACGGAGAGCCAACGAGATCCCGCCATCCATCGGGTTTGGATTGATTGGGTTTTGCAAAATACTTTGGAATATCCGGCGGAATGTTTACGCAGTGGGCAGGAAATTCCCCCGAGTTGCAAGTTAACCCTGGCGGAACATCAACTTACTCTCAGTCCCGATCGCCTGTTGGTGGATCCGGATACGGAACAGCCGTTGTTATTAATTCAGCAGGTAGCCCCCCAACAGAAGTTAGAAGGGACGATGAAAAAAGCGGGTTGGTCTGCGTCCCCAGCTACCCAAATGATCGAGTTATTGCGGGGCACCAATCAGCGGTTGGGGTTACTCACCAATGGGGAACAGTGGATGCTGATCCATGCCCCCAGGGGAGCCAGTGCCACCCAGGTTTCTTGGTATGGCAATCTCTGGGTAGAGGAAAAAATCACAGTTAGGTCATTTCGATCGCTGTTGGGCATTGGGCGGTTTTTTGGCAATCCAGAGCAAACCCTGCCCCTGTTGTTTGACCGCAGTAAGGACAGCCAGCAGGAGGTAACAGATCAGCTTGGGTTCCAGGTGCGGAAAGCGGTGGAAATTCTCAAAAGTTCGATCGCCTCAATGGAGATTTGCAGGGGGGGTTATTGGCGGGGCGGACAACCCAGGAGTTGTATGAGGCGGCCTGTTTTGTGA
- a CDS encoding type II toxin-antitoxin system PemK/MazF family toxin: MQRGQVFDARLEPVEGSEQGGTRPVIIVSRDAINTNSPVVLAVPCTTHRPPRKVYPTQVLIRAGEAGLTNDSIAMADQVRVLSKQRLLRLRGTLPAITLGQLEQALLIALDLPGQS; the protein is encoded by the coding sequence ATGCAACGGGGACAAGTGTTTGATGCCCGCCTTGAGCCCGTGGAGGGATCTGAACAGGGGGGAACTCGCCCGGTAATTATTGTTAGTCGTGACGCCATTAATACCAATAGTCCTGTGGTTTTGGCTGTGCCCTGCACTACCCACCGTCCCCCTAGAAAGGTTTACCCCACCCAAGTATTGATCCGAGCTGGGGAAGCCGGTTTAACCAATGATTCGATCGCCATGGCAGATCAGGTCAGGGTGCTATCGAAACAGCGTTTACTCAGACTGCGGGGCACTTTGCCCGCCATAACCCTGGGTCAACTGGAACAGGCTTTGTTAATTGCCCTTGATCTACCTGGACAAAGTTAA
- a CDS encoding ribbon-helix-helix domain-containing protein, with product MAHSTVRTTLALPAELLAETDKIVSQGKAPSRNQFIAKALQHELAALKRAEVDAALAEMAEDEEYQAEVLQIEREFANASWEALLLEENP from the coding sequence ATGGCCCACTCCACCGTGCGAACCACCCTAGCCCTTCCCGCAGAATTGTTGGCAGAAACCGACAAGATTGTTAGTCAAGGTAAAGCTCCTAGTCGCAATCAATTTATTGCTAAAGCACTCCAACATGAACTAGCGGCCCTGAAAAGAGCCGAAGTTGATGCGGCCCTGGCAGAAATGGCCGAGGACGAAGAATATCAAGCAGAGGTTCTACAAATAGAAAGGGAATTTGCCAATGCCAGTTGGGAAGCTTTGTTGCTAGAGGAAAACCCATAA
- the drmD gene encoding DISARM system SNF2-like helicase DrmD, translated as MFQIGDRPLQLLRETLPREGESLYPRRIDLLIVDEAHNVAPAAGGKYAVDSQRTAANRYLVPHCEHKLFLSATPHNGYPESFTALLELLDSQRFAREIQLDPKQLHLIMVRRLKRDLPPKWDGTPRFPERCLAAITVDYDEAERQANRQLNEYTQLRRQGAESRLEKTATEFVLKLLKKRLFSSPQACLTTLLKHIDTVENRRGKVKRLSQPTEGLLRRQLEAVEEEFGDDNQYEETTDDVLSQTSSLFRALSPAERASLTQLTQWAEQASRRSDSKAQELLRWLEAHLRPNGQWSKERVIIFTEYRATQKWLADLLLSQGLGEADRLMILYGGMASDEREKIKAAFQAHPDTAPVRILLATDAASEGLDLQNHCSKLIHYEIPWNPNRMEQRNGRIDRHGQKAKEVLIYHFVGKGYQDQATQGCKPGELEGDLEFLMRAAQKINTIREDLGKVGPVIAAQVEEAMLGQRVQLDTIQAERESEPLRRLLKFERKVQDEIAKLKEKLDQTRQDLRLDPANILQVVQVGLQLAQQPL; from the coding sequence GTGTTTCAAATCGGCGATCGCCCATTGCAACTGTTGCGGGAAACCCTGCCAAGAGAAGGGGAATCCCTCTATCCCCGCAGAATTGACCTATTGATTGTCGATGAAGCCCATAACGTAGCTCCGGCGGCCGGGGGTAAATATGCAGTGGATTCCCAAAGGACAGCGGCAAATCGATATTTGGTGCCCCATTGCGAACATAAATTATTTCTCTCCGCAACTCCCCATAATGGTTATCCCGAGAGCTTTACCGCTCTGCTAGAACTGCTAGATTCCCAACGGTTTGCCAGGGAAATCCAACTTGACCCCAAGCAATTACACCTAATTATGGTGCGGCGTTTGAAGCGAGATCTACCTCCCAAATGGGATGGAACCCCCCGTTTTCCCGAAAGGTGTTTAGCGGCGATCACCGTTGATTATGACGAAGCAGAACGGCAAGCCAATCGGCAATTGAATGAATATACCCAACTGCGACGGCAAGGGGCAGAGAGTCGCCTGGAGAAAACCGCCACGGAATTTGTCTTGAAGCTGCTGAAAAAACGGTTATTTTCTAGTCCCCAGGCTTGTTTGACGACTTTACTGAAACATATTGACACCGTGGAAAATAGGCGGGGGAAGGTCAAACGTCTGAGTCAACCTACGGAGGGGCTACTGCGACGACAACTAGAAGCTGTGGAGGAGGAGTTCGGGGATGATAACCAATATGAGGAAACCACCGATGATGTTTTGAGTCAAACCAGTTCTCTCTTCCGTGCCCTTTCCCCCGCAGAACGAGCTTCATTGACCCAATTAACCCAGTGGGCAGAACAGGCCTCTCGACGTAGTGATAGCAAGGCCCAGGAACTATTACGGTGGCTAGAAGCCCATTTGCGACCGAATGGCCAATGGTCAAAGGAGCGGGTGATTATTTTTACGGAATATCGTGCCACCCAAAAATGGTTAGCGGACTTGCTACTCAGTCAAGGGTTGGGGGAAGCAGACCGTCTAATGATTCTCTATGGGGGCATGGCCAGCGATGAACGGGAAAAAATCAAAGCCGCTTTCCAAGCCCATCCTGATACTGCCCCCGTGCGGATTCTTTTGGCTACCGATGCCGCTTCCGAAGGGTTAGACCTGCAAAATCATTGCTCCAAACTAATCCATTACGAAATTCCCTGGAATCCCAACCGCATGGAGCAACGTAACGGGCGGATCGATCGCCATGGGCAAAAAGCGAAGGAGGTGTTGATCTACCACTTTGTCGGCAAAGGTTATCAAGACCAAGCCACCCAGGGTTGTAAACCGGGGGAATTGGAAGGAGACTTGGAATTTTTGATGCGGGCGGCCCAAAAAATCAACACCATCCGGGAAGACTTAGGCAAAGTAGGGCCAGTCATTGCCGCCCAGGTAGAAGAAGCCATGCTGGGGCAACGGGTGCAACTAGATACGATTCAAGCGGAACGGGAATCGGAACCCCTACGACGGTTATTAAAATTTGAGCGCAAGGTGCAGGATGAAATAGCCAAACTCAAGGAAAAGTTGGATCAGACCCGACAGGATCTCCGCCTCGATCCAGCCAATATTTTGCAAGTCGTCCAGGTGGGATTGCAGTTGGCCCAACAGCCCCTTTGA